A stretch of Flavobacterium sp. N1994 DNA encodes these proteins:
- a CDS encoding ribonuclease E/G → MNKELIIRSSADAVDFALLKDGKLIELHKEEETSNFQVGDIFIAKIRKPVAGLNAAFVNVGYEKDAFLHYHDLGPNFASYLKFIKLVSAGKLKDFSLKNFQFEKEIDKDGAVADILNANQSILVQVVKEPISTKGPRISCELSFAGRFLVLVPFSDRVSVSQKIESKEEKDRLKKLVQSIKQKGFGVIVRTVAEGKNIAELEKDLQNLMNRWTAMSKKLPTAHHPSKVLGELNKASSILRDVFNDTFTSIQIDDEELYQETKDYLAEIAPDKQKIVKFYQSKDTPLFEKYHIERQIKTSFGRTVSMSKGAYLIIEHTEALHVIDVNSGNRSNKANNQEDTAMEVNMIAAVEIARQLRLRDMGGIIVVDFIDMKDPENRQVLFNFLRDEMSDDKAKHKILPPSKFGLVQITRQRVRPEVNIETREENPNNLSGDVDAPIQIIDKINFSLEKIAKDHSGVKLNVHPFVAAYLKKGFPSLRSKWFFEHKKWVKIIPRDAYTYLEYRFFDKEGKEIKE, encoded by the coding sequence GTGAATAAAGAACTAATCATTAGATCTAGTGCTGACGCTGTAGATTTTGCCTTATTAAAAGATGGAAAACTAATTGAATTACACAAAGAAGAAGAGACAAGCAATTTCCAAGTTGGTGATATTTTTATTGCCAAAATAAGGAAACCTGTTGCTGGATTGAATGCTGCTTTTGTAAATGTAGGCTATGAAAAAGATGCCTTTTTACATTATCATGATTTAGGTCCCAATTTCGCTTCTTATTTGAAATTCATAAAACTTGTAAGCGCAGGTAAATTAAAAGATTTCTCCCTAAAAAACTTTCAGTTTGAGAAAGAAATTGATAAAGATGGTGCCGTTGCAGATATCCTCAACGCCAATCAATCAATATTAGTACAAGTAGTCAAAGAACCTATTTCTACAAAAGGTCCGAGAATAAGCTGTGAGCTTTCTTTCGCCGGACGATTTTTAGTTTTAGTACCTTTTTCCGATAGAGTTTCTGTTTCGCAAAAAATAGAATCGAAAGAAGAAAAAGACCGTCTTAAAAAACTAGTACAATCCATCAAACAAAAAGGTTTTGGGGTTATTGTGAGAACAGTAGCCGAAGGCAAAAACATAGCCGAATTAGAAAAAGACTTGCAGAACTTAATGAATAGATGGACTGCAATGAGTAAAAAATTACCAACCGCACATCATCCGTCAAAAGTTTTAGGAGAGCTTAACAAAGCTTCTTCTATTCTTAGAGATGTATTCAATGATACTTTTACTAGTATTCAAATAGATGATGAAGAGTTGTACCAAGAAACAAAGGACTATTTAGCCGAAATAGCTCCAGACAAACAAAAAATTGTTAAGTTTTATCAATCGAAAGACACCCCTTTATTTGAGAAATATCATATTGAAAGACAAATAAAAACCTCTTTTGGACGAACCGTATCGATGAGTAAAGGCGCTTATCTGATTATTGAACATACCGAAGCTTTACACGTTATTGACGTGAATAGTGGGAACCGTTCTAACAAAGCCAATAATCAAGAAGATACGGCCATGGAAGTAAACATGATTGCTGCAGTAGAAATTGCAAGACAATTACGTTTGCGAGATATGGGTGGGATTATCGTAGTCGATTTTATCGATATGAAAGATCCTGAAAATCGTCAAGTCTTATTTAATTTCTTAAGAGATGAGATGAGCGATGATAAAGCCAAACATAAGATCTTACCGCCAAGTAAGTTTGGACTAGTTCAAATTACAAGACAAAGAGTAAGACCAGAAGTAAATATTGAAACAAGGGAAGAAAATCCGAATAACTTGAGTGGAGATGTAGATGCTCCTATTCAAATTATTGATAAAATTAACTTTTCTCTTGAAAAGATTGCCAAAGACCACAGCGGAGTGAAATTAAACGTTCATCCATTTGTGGCAGCATACCTTAAAAAAGGTTTTCCATCATTACGTTCAAAATGGTTTTTTGAACATAAAAAGTGGGTGAAAATCATACCTCGTGACGCTTACACGTATTTAGAATACCGATTCTTCGATAAAGAAGGAAAGGAAATCAAGGAATAA
- a CDS encoding HU family DNA-binding protein, with amino-acid sequence MTKADIVAKISEKLGLEKGDVQATVEAFMEEVKTSLETGDNVYLRGFGSFIIKTRAEKTGRNISKNTTIKIPAHNIPAFKPAKVFVEAIKTNTEVAV; translated from the coding sequence ATGACGAAAGCAGATATCGTAGCAAAGATTTCAGAAAAATTAGGACTTGAAAAAGGAGATGTTCAAGCAACAGTTGAAGCGTTTATGGAAGAAGTGAAAACTTCGTTAGAAACTGGTGACAATGTTTATTTAAGAGGTTTTGGTAGTTTCATCATCAAAACAAGAGCTGAAAAAACTGGAAGAAACATTTCAAAAAATACAACTATCAAAATACCTGCACATAATATTCCTGCATTTAAACCTGCAAAAGTATTCGTAGAAGCAATAAAAACAAATACTGAAGTAGCAGTATAA
- the gldD gene encoding gliding motility lipoprotein GldD, which translates to MSKKIISGLSIVFLLVVTISCKKDPIPKPASQLRLDYPVAKYANFSNHCPFEFEMNEEAVIKEDKNCGFMIQYPKMKATIYLNYKTVDNNLNDLLKDAQTLTYKHVIKADDILEQPYINKEKKVYGMFYRVDGNAATNSLFYATDSIKHFVTGSIYFYAKPNFDSIMPAASYVKNDMQRIIETLKWK; encoded by the coding sequence ATGAGCAAAAAAATAATCAGTGGTCTTTCAATTGTATTCCTTTTAGTAGTTACTATCAGTTGTAAAAAAGATCCAATACCTAAACCAGCAAGCCAATTGCGATTGGATTATCCTGTGGCTAAATATGCCAACTTTAGTAATCACTGTCCATTTGAATTTGAAATGAATGAAGAAGCAGTTATTAAAGAGGATAAGAATTGTGGGTTTATGATACAATATCCAAAAATGAAAGCTACTATTTACCTAAACTACAAAACGGTAGATAACAACTTGAATGACTTGTTGAAAGACGCGCAAACGCTAACCTATAAACACGTGATAAAAGCAGATGATATTTTGGAACAACCCTATATTAACAAAGAGAAAAAGGTATACGGAATGTTCTATCGTGTAGACGGAAATGCAGCCACCAACTCCCTTTTTTATGCTACAGACAGCATCAAACATTTTGTTACAGGTTCGATTTATTTTTATGCTAAGCCTAATTTTGATTCAATAATGCCAGCAGCTAGTTATGTAAAAAATGACATGCAGCGAATTATAGAAACGTTAAAATGGAAATAA
- a CDS encoding single-stranded DNA-binding protein — protein sequence MNGTLNKVMLIGHLGDDVKMHYFEGGNCIGRFPLATNEVYINKQTNEKIASTEWHNLVVRNKAAEICERYLSKGDKIFVEGRIKSRQWQAEDGTTKYTTEIQVTEFTFLTTKKEVDGLKTPQNLETKNTNFEASNSGTPENDLPF from the coding sequence ATGAACGGGACATTAAATAAAGTTATGTTGATTGGTCATCTTGGTGATGATGTCAAAATGCATTATTTCGAAGGCGGAAATTGCATTGGTCGTTTTCCTTTGGCTACAAACGAAGTGTATATCAATAAACAAACTAACGAAAAGATTGCTTCTACTGAATGGCACAACTTAGTAGTAAGAAACAAAGCCGCTGAAATATGTGAACGTTACCTTTCTAAAGGCGACAAAATATTCGTGGAAGGCAGAATAAAATCACGCCAGTGGCAAGCTGAAGATGGCACTACAAAATACACTACCGAAATACAAGTGACAGAATTTACCTTTTTGACCACCAAAAAAGAAGTGGATGGTTTAAAAACACCCCAAAATTTAGAAACAAAAAACACTAATTTTGAAGCATCAAATTCTGGAACGCCTGAAAACGATTTGCCGTTTTGA
- the pbpC gene encoding penicillin-binding protein 1C, translating into MKAKLKALYQRILNYIKRNPKKSALVFVLLVVYYFSLPRTLFEEPYATVIESSDGELLAAKIARDGQWRFPAQDSVPYKFKKCIVYFEDEHFYYHPGFNSVAMVKAFQQNRNAGKVVRGGSTLTQQVIRLSRKNKKRTYFEKGIEMILATRLELRCSKEKILELYAAHAPYGGNVVGLEMASWRYFGVQSHQLSWAESATLAVLPNAPSLIYPGKNQVKLLKKRNGLLLKLYHEKIIDKMTYDLSIQEPLPQKPYNLPQIAPHLLQRVAKTEEGKRIKTTIDISLQNRVNQIAKQYYNQYKQNEVHNMAILVIDIQNRNIISYVGNSPTDKDHDKDVDIIAAPRSTGSILKPLLYASMLDDGEILPNTLVADIPTQISGYSPQNFNLTFDGAVPAQRALSRSLNIPAVLLLQEHGVNNFYELLQKFKLKNINQHPDHYGLSLILGGAESNLWDLCHTYANLSSTINYFDASDGKYRTKEFAELNYIYGFQQDYGADSYQKTILGAGSIYLTYNAMKEVNRPEGDEAWKFYDSSLELAWKTGTSFGNRDAWAIGTNSRYVVGVWVGNASGEGRPELTGVGSAAPILFDVFNLLPRKRWFQAPLNDLEYAEVCTLSGHLAQDDCPKTKQLIPRNGKKTAVCPYHKLVHLDPTEQYRVNSSCEDVDKIVTKKWFVLPPVMEWYYKSLHIDYKPLPPFREDCQQDQKAAMDFIYPKTNSKIYLAKDFNSKIQPVILKVAHSNKEAKLYWYVDNVYKGTTQTFHEMQIEAETGIHYITVEDDYGNEIKRRIEIIRD; encoded by the coding sequence GTGAAAGCTAAACTAAAAGCGTTATACCAACGCATTCTTAATTATATAAAACGGAACCCAAAGAAATCTGCATTAGTTTTTGTGCTATTGGTGGTCTACTACTTTTCGTTGCCAAGAACCCTCTTTGAAGAACCTTACGCCACCGTTATTGAAAGCAGTGATGGCGAACTATTAGCAGCCAAAATTGCACGCGATGGGCAATGGCGTTTTCCAGCTCAAGACAGCGTTCCTTACAAGTTCAAGAAATGTATTGTGTACTTTGAAGATGAACATTTTTATTATCATCCGGGATTCAACTCTGTAGCGATGGTCAAGGCTTTTCAACAAAATAGAAACGCTGGTAAAGTGGTTCGCGGAGGAAGTACCTTAACCCAACAGGTCATTCGGTTATCACGCAAAAACAAAAAGCGAACCTATTTCGAAAAAGGAATTGAAATGATTTTGGCAACAAGATTAGAATTACGTTGCTCGAAAGAAAAAATCCTTGAACTCTATGCTGCTCATGCTCCTTATGGTGGGAATGTAGTAGGTTTAGAAATGGCTTCCTGGAGGTATTTCGGTGTGCAATCCCATCAATTATCTTGGGCAGAAAGTGCTACATTGGCAGTGTTACCCAATGCTCCAAGTTTGATTTATCCTGGAAAAAATCAGGTTAAGTTGCTCAAAAAGCGAAATGGTCTGTTGCTAAAATTATATCATGAAAAGATCATTGATAAAATGACTTATGACCTATCCATTCAAGAGCCACTTCCGCAAAAGCCTTATAATCTTCCCCAAATCGCTCCTCATTTATTACAAAGAGTTGCCAAAACAGAGGAAGGGAAACGAATTAAAACCACGATTGATATTTCGTTACAAAACCGTGTAAACCAAATCGCTAAGCAATATTACAATCAGTACAAACAAAACGAAGTACACAACATGGCGATACTTGTAATTGATATTCAAAACAGAAATATCATCAGCTACGTTGGCAATTCACCCACCGATAAAGACCACGATAAAGATGTAGATATAATAGCAGCCCCAAGAAGTACAGGGAGTATCTTAAAACCGCTTCTCTATGCCTCGATGTTGGATGATGGAGAGATTTTGCCCAATACTTTAGTAGCCGATATTCCCACCCAAATCTCAGGCTATTCGCCACAGAATTTCAATCTAACTTTTGATGGAGCCGTTCCAGCACAACGAGCCTTATCCCGTTCGTTAAATATTCCTGCGGTGCTTCTTTTGCAAGAGCATGGAGTGAATAATTTCTATGAATTATTACAAAAGTTCAAGCTCAAAAATATTAACCAACATCCTGATCATTATGGTTTATCGTTAATTTTAGGGGGAGCCGAAAGCAACCTCTGGGACTTGTGTCATACTTATGCTAACCTGTCTTCTACCATCAACTATTTCGATGCTTCCGATGGGAAATACAGAACTAAAGAATTTGCCGAACTCAATTATATCTATGGCTTTCAACAGGATTATGGAGCGGACAGTTATCAGAAAACGATATTGGGAGCAGGTTCCATTTATCTGACTTATAACGCCATGAAAGAAGTCAATCGTCCAGAAGGCGATGAAGCGTGGAAGTTTTATGACTCTTCGTTAGAATTAGCTTGGAAAACGGGAACTAGTTTCGGAAACCGTGATGCCTGGGCTATTGGTACTAATTCGCGCTATGTGGTAGGCGTTTGGGTAGGCAATGCTAGTGGAGAAGGAAGACCTGAGCTAACCGGAGTAGGAAGCGCAGCGCCTATATTGTTTGATGTATTCAATTTGTTGCCCAGAAAACGTTGGTTTCAAGCACCCTTAAACGATTTAGAATATGCTGAGGTGTGTACGTTAAGCGGCCATTTAGCACAAGACGATTGTCCAAAAACCAAACAATTAATTCCGAGAAACGGCAAGAAAACAGCCGTATGTCCTTATCACAAATTAGTACATTTAGACCCAACAGAACAATACCGAGTAAATAGTAGTTGTGAAGATGTGGATAAAATTGTAACCAAAAAATGGTTTGTGCTACCACCGGTAATGGAATGGTATTATAAGAGTTTGCATATTGATTACAAACCTCTACCGCCGTTTCGGGAGGATTGCCAGCAAGATCAAAAAGCAGCGATGGATTTTATCTACCCCAAAACCAACAGCAAAATCTACCTAGCCAAAGATTTCAATAGTAAGATTCAGCCTGTGATTCTCAAAGTAGCACACTCTAATAAGGAAGCGAAGTTGTATTGGTATGTAGATAACGTCTATAAAGGCACCACACAAACCTTCCACGAAATGCAGATAGAAGCCGAAACGGGAATTCATTATATAACCGTTGAAGATGACTATGGGAATGAGATTAAAAGAAGGATTGAGATTATTAGGGATTAA
- a CDS encoding gliding motility-associated protein GldE, whose amino-acid sequence MDSEPSLNSFASIDTHLLFGSLAIAFFLFCSAMVSAAEVALFSLSQKDISTLAEEDASKANLISKLLQRPKKLLATILVANNFSHIGVVIIFSFVGNNLFSSIESPILKFIVEVILITFLILLFGEVLPKIYASRNNIKFSKFIATPITLLDKLLSPISLPMRAVTVFLHEKLGKQKSNISVDQLSQALELTSTDDTSSEEQKILEGIVSFGNTDTKQVMSPRIDVFAIEVNETFAEIYPKIVDKGYSRIPVYRESIDHIEGILFIKDLIPHIHKKEFDWNKLVREPFFVPENKKLDDLLKDFQRLKSHLAVVVDEYGGTSGLVSLEDVIEEIVGDISDEFDDENINFSQIDDKNFLFEGKINLKDFYRIVDVDENTFESSKGEAETLAGFILEILGNFPKKGQKIHFSNVHFTIETVDKKRIKQLKVTLE is encoded by the coding sequence TTGGACTCTGAGCCCAGTTTAAATTCTTTTGCCAGTATTGATACCCATTTACTTTTCGGGAGTTTAGCCATTGCTTTCTTCTTGTTCTGTTCTGCAATGGTTTCAGCAGCAGAAGTGGCCCTTTTTTCGCTTTCGCAAAAAGACATCAGCACATTAGCCGAAGAAGATGCATCAAAGGCCAACTTAATCTCAAAATTACTCCAACGCCCTAAAAAACTATTAGCCACTATATTAGTAGCCAATAATTTTAGTCATATAGGAGTAGTAATTATCTTCTCTTTTGTTGGAAACAATCTTTTTTCATCAATAGAATCTCCTATTCTAAAATTTATTGTTGAGGTTATACTAATCACTTTTCTCATCCTTTTATTTGGTGAAGTATTACCAAAAATTTACGCCAGCCGAAATAATATCAAATTTTCAAAATTTATCGCAACTCCGATAACGCTTTTAGATAAGTTACTCTCTCCAATTAGTTTGCCGATGAGAGCCGTAACAGTCTTTCTTCATGAAAAATTAGGAAAACAAAAATCAAATATATCGGTCGACCAATTATCACAAGCCTTAGAATTGACTTCTACTGATGACACTTCTTCTGAAGAACAAAAAATTTTAGAAGGTATTGTTTCTTTTGGGAATACTGATACAAAGCAAGTCATGAGCCCAAGAATTGATGTTTTTGCTATCGAAGTTAACGAGACTTTTGCTGAAATTTATCCGAAAATAGTTGATAAAGGTTATTCCAGAATACCAGTATACAGAGAAAGTATCGATCATATTGAAGGGATTTTGTTTATCAAAGATTTGATTCCCCACATTCACAAAAAAGAATTTGATTGGAACAAACTCGTAAGAGAACCATTCTTTGTGCCAGAGAATAAGAAGTTGGATGATTTACTTAAAGACTTTCAACGTTTAAAAAGTCACTTAGCTGTCGTAGTGGATGAATATGGCGGGACTTCAGGATTGGTTTCGTTAGAAGATGTGATTGAAGAAATTGTTGGCGATATATCGGATGAATTTGATGATGAAAACATTAATTTTTCTCAGATAGACGATAAAAACTTCCTTTTCGAAGGCAAGATCAACTTAAAAGATTTTTACCGAATTGTAGATGTAGATGAAAACACTTTTGAAAGTAGCAAAGGAGAAGCCGAAACACTAGCTGGTTTTATTTTAGAAATTCTAGGCAATTTTCCGAAGAAAGGACAAAAAATCCATTTTTCAAATGTACATTTCACCATTGAAACAGTAGACAAAAAAAGAATAAAACAACTAAAAGTAACTCTTGAATAA
- a CDS encoding T9SS type A sorting domain-containing protein, with protein MSKLYFFIAFAFTGLVSSAQTITIPDTNFKAKLLQASTTNYIATDFSNNSIKIDINDDGEIQLNEVLGVEDLNLDSCNISSFEGIQNFSNLTVLRCSDNLMSELNLCGTSVFYLFCDNAPNLTTINLKNNVISQTAWQEPPFPPFFVWNLPSLQYICADAAEMAEVYGYFSTTTTNTLTYSSDCDTTNCSSLLTTLNQVRNSVISIYPNPATTVLNIKLDAEIKSVSIYNTLGQIVQEHLSSNKTIDVSVLKTGSYFIKIISDKGTVSSKFIKE; from the coding sequence ATGAGCAAACTTTACTTTTTTATTGCTTTTGCATTTACCGGACTTGTAAGTTCTGCTCAAACCATTACCATTCCCGATACCAATTTTAAAGCAAAGCTATTACAGGCAAGTACCACTAATTATATTGCTACCGATTTCTCTAATAATTCGATTAAAATTGACATTAACGATGATGGTGAAATACAACTCAATGAAGTATTGGGTGTGGAAGATCTTAATTTAGATTCTTGTAACATAAGTTCCTTTGAAGGCATTCAAAACTTTTCAAATCTAACCGTATTAAGATGTTCCGATAATCTTATGAGTGAATTAAACCTTTGCGGAACTTCTGTTTTTTACCTTTTTTGTGATAATGCTCCCAATTTGACAACAATAAACCTGAAAAACAATGTAATTTCACAAACTGCCTGGCAGGAACCGCCATTTCCACCATTTTTTGTTTGGAACTTACCATCGCTCCAATACATTTGTGCTGATGCTGCTGAAATGGCAGAAGTTTATGGTTATTTCTCAACAACTACAACTAACACTCTAACTTATAGTTCTGATTGTGATACGACAAACTGTTCTAGTTTATTGACTACTTTAAATCAAGTTCGAAATTCAGTCATTTCTATTTATCCGAATCCTGCCACTACTGTGTTGAATATTAAGCTAGACGCGGAAATAAAATCAGTTAGTATTTATAATACCTTAGGACAAATAGTGCAGGAGCATTTAAGTTCAAATAAAACTATTGATGTTTCAGTGCTGAAAACAGGAAGCTATTTTATTAAAATTATAAGCGATAAAGGAACGGTTAGTTCGAAGTTTATAAAAGAATAA
- the mutY gene encoding A/G-specific adenine glycosylase codes for MKFSKILIQWYLQNKRDLPWRNSTNPYTIWLSEIMLQQTRVAQGLPYFLRFTEAFPTVFDLANATEEEVLKFWQGLGYYSRARNLHKTAKEVAFERNGEFPKNYADLLKLKGVGEYTAAAIASFAYNENVPVVDGNVFRVLSRYFDVETDIASTGAKKEFTALAQELMPKGKANIFNQAIMEFGALQCVPKNPDCQNCVFNDSCLALQKKKVAQLPVKSKKLKVRPRFFNYLVFSDEDNNTLLHKRTQKGIWHNLYEFPLLETELEENEQAILELIQNQKFVTNDIEEIILYNPQTIIHKLSHQHLNIKFWKIKTQGKLENGINWESAKKMPFPIVIYNFIEKDWF; via the coding sequence ATGAAGTTCTCTAAAATTCTAATACAATGGTATTTACAAAACAAACGCGATTTGCCTTGGCGAAACAGCACTAATCCGTATACCATTTGGCTCTCAGAAATCATGCTCCAACAAACGAGAGTCGCGCAAGGATTACCCTATTTTTTACGTTTTACTGAAGCATTTCCCACAGTTTTTGACTTAGCTAATGCTACTGAAGAAGAAGTTTTAAAATTCTGGCAAGGACTTGGCTATTATTCACGGGCTCGAAATTTACACAAAACAGCCAAAGAAGTAGCTTTTGAACGTAACGGAGAATTCCCAAAAAACTATGCCGATTTATTAAAGCTAAAAGGAGTTGGCGAGTACACTGCAGCTGCTATAGCTTCATTTGCCTACAACGAGAATGTTCCTGTAGTTGACGGGAATGTTTTTAGAGTATTGTCTCGTTATTTTGATGTTGAAACCGATATCGCTTCGACAGGAGCCAAAAAAGAATTCACAGCTTTAGCTCAGGAATTAATGCCAAAAGGGAAAGCCAATATATTCAATCAGGCTATAATGGAATTCGGCGCCCTGCAATGTGTGCCTAAAAATCCAGATTGTCAAAACTGTGTTTTTAATGATAGCTGCCTGGCTCTGCAAAAGAAAAAAGTAGCACAACTTCCAGTGAAATCAAAGAAATTAAAAGTGAGACCTCGCTTTTTTAATTATTTAGTCTTTTCAGATGAGGATAACAACACGCTACTTCACAAACGAACTCAAAAAGGAATTTGGCATAACTTATATGAGTTTCCCTTATTAGAAACGGAACTGGAAGAAAATGAACAAGCTATTTTGGAATTAATTCAAAATCAAAAGTTCGTTACCAATGACATAGAAGAAATTATTTTATACAATCCACAAACTATCATCCACAAACTTTCGCATCAACATTTGAATATCAAATTCTGGAAAATTAAGACACAAGGGAAACTTGAAAACGGAATTAACTGGGAATCAGCTAAGAAAATGCCTTTTCCAATTGTTATTTATAATTTTATTGAAAAAGATTGGTTTTAA
- a CDS encoding DMT family transporter — protein MKSQTLKWVILIALALIWGSSFILIKKGLIGLNPFQLGSLRIIFCAVFLLLIGFKSLTAIAQHQWKYIALTSLFGTFIPAYLFAIAETKVSSSICSILNSLTPLNTLILGSIVFGLNFKRSQFMGILIGLIGTAILIFNGNNSEGTENYSYAVLVLIATICYATNVNLIKKYLSDVKPLSITTGNFTVMLIPAIVILLCTDFSSKVNLPVTHHAMLFVMILGIVGTGVANVIFYKLIQISSPVFASSVTYLIPIVAFMWGILDNEMLTPLQFFGAFIILVGVYMANKK, from the coding sequence ATGAAATCACAAACTTTAAAATGGGTCATTCTTATAGCGCTAGCTCTCATTTGGGGCAGTTCTTTTATACTAATTAAGAAAGGATTGATTGGGTTAAATCCCTTCCAGTTAGGTTCTTTGCGAATCATATTTTGTGCGGTCTTTCTTTTACTAATTGGATTTAAAAGTTTAACCGCTATCGCCCAACATCAATGGAAATATATTGCTCTAACCTCATTGTTTGGAACTTTTATTCCCGCTTATCTGTTTGCCATTGCCGAAACGAAAGTAAGTAGTTCCATTTGTTCTATTCTAAATTCATTAACACCCCTGAACACATTGATTCTAGGTTCCATTGTTTTTGGATTGAATTTTAAACGAAGTCAATTCATGGGAATTTTGATTGGACTAATAGGCACTGCTATTTTAATCTTTAATGGAAACAACTCGGAAGGAACAGAAAATTATTCTTATGCGGTTTTGGTCTTAATCGCCACCATTTGTTATGCTACGAATGTAAACTTGATAAAAAAATATTTATCCGATGTGAAACCTTTGAGTATTACCACCGGGAATTTCACAGTAATGCTGATTCCAGCCATTGTGATTTTGTTGTGTACTGATTTTTCTAGTAAAGTGAACTTACCCGTTACCCATCATGCGATGTTATTCGTAATGATTTTAGGGATAGTAGGAACGGGAGTAGCCAATGTTATTTTTTATAAATTAATTCAAATCTCTTCTCCAGTCTTTGCTTCATCGGTTACTTACTTGATTCCGATTGTGGCTTTTATGTGGGGGATTTTAGATAATGAAATGCTCACGCCTTTACAATTTTTCGGGGCCTTTATTATTTTGGTTGGAGTTTATATGGCCAACAAGAAATAA
- a CDS encoding heavy-metal-associated domain-containing protein yields the protein MNFTKSILTFGLASSLLFSCKDTASKPATGTSAEATATTTKAPAVASKPETASFKIDGMTCAIGCAKTIETKLSKMDGVQKATVDFDKKEATVEFDGAVLNAEKLTKAVESTGDGETYKVSEMKTKG from the coding sequence ATGAATTTCACCAAATCAATATTAACCTTCGGACTTGCTTCATCATTGCTATTTAGTTGTAAAGATACGGCAAGCAAACCTGCAACAGGAACTTCAGCAGAAGCCACTGCAACAACAACTAAAGCTCCTGCGGTAGCTTCAAAACCAGAAACAGCCAGTTTTAAAATTGATGGTATGACTTGCGCCATTGGGTGTGCCAAAACCATTGAAACTAAATTATCTAAAATGGATGGTGTTCAAAAAGCCACCGTTGATTTTGATAAAAAAGAAGCTACAGTAGAATTTGACGGAGCGGTTTTAAATGCAGAAAAGTTGACTAAAGCAGTTGAAAGCACTGGCGATGGAGAAACCTATAAAGTTTCGGAAATGAAAACAAAAGGATAA